In Ferviditalea candida, the DNA window TGACGATATCTCTTCCCTTATAAGAGCCGCATACCTTGCATACGTGATGAGCCAGCTTCAATTCCCCGCATTGCTCGCATTTGACCATGCCGGGAACGACCAGCTTAAAATGCGTACGGCGCTTGTCGCGACGGGTTTTGGAAGTTCTTCTGAATGGTACTGCCATATTCCCACCTCCTATTTCTCGTTCTCCTGGTTGAAAAACTGTTTCAGCCCGGCCAATCTCGGGTCTATGTGTTCGATGACGCATCCGCATTCCTCTTCGTTGCGGTTTGAGCCGCACTGCGGGCAAAGCCCCCTGCAGTCTTCATCGCAAAGAGGAACGTACGGAAGATGAAGCAAAACATGCTCTTCCAGATAGGGAATGAGATCGGCCTTGGGCCCGGAAACATAATGAATTTCCTCCTCATCCCCGGCGTCGTCTTCCGTTTCGGAGCTGATCGGCGTCTGTGCGAATACTTCGTGAAACGGAATTTCTATTTTCCGGCGAAAGCGGGTCAGGCATCTTGCACACACAAATTCCGCCTCTGTGCACAGACGTCCCGTTACATCCACCAACTCACCGGATTGAACGGCCCGCAAATCCGCTTGCAGCGGATCAGTCCCGATAATGTCCCGGCGTTCCTTCAGCATAGACGAAATATCGATTTGACCTTGCAGCTCCACCGGCTCTGGTCTGGCGCCGACTTCCCTCAGGTTCACGTGCATGAACATCACTCCAAGCAAACAAGGAATATTATAGCGATTTGGCTTGACTTTTGTCAACCGATTGCCATCATGTTATATTAATTTCGTTGGAAATTACCGGGAAGGAATGAGTCATCGTTTGAAAACCGTCGGAATCATCATTGAATATAATCCTTTGCACAATGGACATTTATATCATTTCCGGCAATCCAAAATGGTATCACAAGCCGATGCCGTTGTCGCCGTGATGAGCGGAAATTTTCTGCAGCGCGGCGAACCGGCGGTCGTCAACAAATGGGCCCGTACGGAAATGGCCCTTCACATGGGAGTCGATCTGGTGATAGAGCTGCCCGTCGCTTTCTCTTCCGCACCCGCGGAATGGTTCGCTTATGGCGCCGTATCCGCATTGGCAGCGACCGGGGCGGTCGACGCGTTGTGTTTCGGCAGCGAGCTCGGAGAAATCCGCAGCCTGGAGCTTCTCGCCAATATGCTGTATGCGGAGCCCCGTGCTCTTGAGCATATGATCAAGCTTCGGCTGAAATCAGGCATCAGCTATCCGAAAGCCTATGCGGCGGCAGTCGGGGATCTGCTGGCCGAAGCGGATTTGCACCGGCCCGCAGAAGATGCGGAGGCCATGCACGTGTATCTCTCCCAGCCCAACAATATTCTCGGACTGCACTATCTGATCGCCCTGAAACGGTTGAACAGCCGGATTCGGCCGCTGACCATATCCAGACAAAAAGCCGGCTACCATCAGCAGACGGTCAGCGACGACAATATCGCAAGCGCAACGGCCATCCGCAAAATGATTTTCGAGAAAAATACGCTGGAGCCGCTTGCTTCTTACGTCCCTTCCTATACCCGGACCATCCTCCGCCGGGAATGGGACGCGGGACGGGCCCCGATCGGCTGGAACGCCTATGCGCTGCCGCTTCTGCACCAAATCGTCAACAGCTCTATCGAGGAGCTCAGGCAAATATTCGAGATGAGCGAAGGCTTGGAATATCGGCTCAAGCGGGCGATTGCCGGGGTGAATCCGGATTCGGCGGCACCCGTCGAGGATTTGATCGCCGGGCTCAAAACGAAGCGTTATACCAGAACCAAGCTGCAGCGTGTGCTGACGAGGGTTCTCTTGAACCACCGAAAGGATGTGCTGACGAAGGAGTTGCTTTCCAAAGGGGTTCCCTATCTGCGCATTCTCGGATTTTCGGCTCAAGGCAGAGAATTGCTGAAGCAAATGAAAAAAACCGCCTCGGTTCCCGTAGTCACCAAGATTGCGCGCGAAACCTCCCCGCTGTTGACGATGGATATCCAGGCGACAGCCGTCCATGCGCTGGCCTACCGCCGCCCCGATGCGCGGGATTTGCTTCGCGATTATTACGAGCCCCCGCTCCGGATTTAAGCTCGCGGAACCGGGAGTTGAACGTTTCAGGGAGCTTTCGGCGGCAGATTGCGCAAATAATTCAGCGCATCATCCATGGTCTTAACGGGGACCACCTTCATCCCGGAATGAATTTTCCGCGCTTGATCCACTGCATCCGAATAATTGAGTATCGGCGGATACTTGGAATTGTCGAAAACCAAATCTTTCGGGGAAAAAAAGATTTCCGCTCCCTCCCGGTCGGCTGCTACAATCTTATGCCGGATGCCCCCGATGACTCCGACATTGCCTTGCGGATCGATTTCTCCCGTTCCGGCAATCCGATAACCCTTCGTAATATCCTCCGGAACCAGACGATTGTAGATTTCCAAAGAAAACATCAGTCCCGCAGAAGGGCCGCCGATATCACCCGCGTTGACAGTTACCTGTTTGCCGGGATCATCCGCCTGCACATGCACCAGATCGGCAGGCGCAATTCCGAGGCCGGGGTGTGGAGCCGGCTGTTTTCCGCCGTTGGTCGCCGACGAATTGCCTTGTCCGCTTTTGGACAGATCGCCGAGCGCAATCCGAGCCGTTTTCTCCTTATCGCCCCGCAGATAAGTGACGGACACCCGGTCTCCGACATGGTACGTTTTCAATAGATCGAGCAGGGCCTCCGTACGATGGACAGCCGTTCCGTTCACCTCCAGTATGCGGTCCCCTGCTTGCAATGCCTGTTCCGCCGGAAAGCCTTGCAGGGTTTGCAGAACGACAATCCCCTCATATTCGGTATGGAACGGGACTCCCGCTTTCTTGTAAGCCGCCTCTATCGCGTTGCTCTGCGAATTCGTCATGACGAACTCCTGTCTTTTCGTATAATCGCTTTGCGATTCCCCGCTGCGGAAAAGCTGATTTTTGTTCAGGATATCCGCATTCGAATCCATCAAAGCCAGGACATACGAGATCGCGTTGGCATATGTCATTCGCACGGTCGTCAGCATCAGCGTTCCTTTTTCCTCAGAATACCCCTCTTTGACCTGTACCATCGGTTTCACGGCCTCCGCCGTTCCCGGCTGCAGCACGACATAATTGGTCGGCATGATGATCAAGCCGTACCAGGCGATCACCACAAGCGCCGCGATCACAATAAGCCTGCCCGGCCGGGCCAATCTATTCTTGGGGTTTTCCCTGTTTTCATTCATCTGACGAACTGCCCCTCTCCTATCATGGAAAATCGCTCCCAACAACAATATGATATGATCCGCTCCGGAAGCAGCATTCATGCTCCGGAGATTCCCGCCGAGGGCTGGTCTAATTGATGGGAACCAAGCGTAAACATGTACATGTACCAGTTGACATGAGAATGAGGTGGGATCTTGTTTCGCTCAGGAAAAATGACCTTCAATCATATCATCACCCTGCTGTTGGCGACGGCAGCGGGTTTTGTCATATTGTTCATCGTCAGGTTTCCCGATCAGGCGTTTCAAGCTTCCCTTCAAGGGTTGAAAATTTGGTGGAGCATCGTCTTCCCCGCGCTTCTTCCCTTTTTAATCCTTTCGGAGATGTTCATCGCTTTCGGCATGGCCCACGCCTTCGGCGCGCTACTGGAGCCGGCCATGCGGCTGTTCTTCCGTTTGCCGGGCACCGCGGGATGGGCCGTTGTCGTCGGCTGGACCGCAGGCTATCCGACGGGAGCGGAAGCGGCCGCAAAGCTTCGAAAGCAAAAGCAGATCAGCCGC includes these proteins:
- the rpmF gene encoding 50S ribosomal protein L32, whose amino-acid sequence is MAVPFRRTSKTRRDKRRTHFKLVVPGMVKCEQCGELKLAHHVCKVCGSYKGRDIVKQ
- a CDS encoding YceD family protein, encoding MHVNLREVGARPEPVELQGQIDISSMLKERRDIIGTDPLQADLRAVQSGELVDVTGRLCTEAEFVCARCLTRFRRKIEIPFHEVFAQTPISSETEDDAGDEEEIHYVSGPKADLIPYLEEHVLLHLPYVPLCDEDCRGLCPQCGSNRNEEECGCVIEHIDPRLAGLKQFFNQENEK
- a CDS encoding nucleotidyltransferase — protein: MKTVGIIIEYNPLHNGHLYHFRQSKMVSQADAVVAVMSGNFLQRGEPAVVNKWARTEMALHMGVDLVIELPVAFSSAPAEWFAYGAVSALAATGAVDALCFGSELGEIRSLELLANMLYAEPRALEHMIKLRLKSGISYPKAYAAAVGDLLAEADLHRPAEDAEAMHVYLSQPNNILGLHYLIALKRLNSRIRPLTISRQKAGYHQQTVSDDNIASATAIRKMIFEKNTLEPLASYVPSYTRTILRREWDAGRAPIGWNAYALPLLHQIVNSSIEELRQIFEMSEGLEYRLKRAIAGVNPDSAAPVEDLIAGLKTKRYTRTKLQRVLTRVLLNHRKDVLTKELLSKGVPYLRILGFSAQGRELLKQMKKTASVPVVTKIARETSPLLTMDIQATAVHALAYRRPDARDLLRDYYEPPLRI
- a CDS encoding SepM family pheromone-processing serine protease; this encodes MNENRENPKNRLARPGRLIVIAALVVIAWYGLIIMPTNYVVLQPGTAEAVKPMVQVKEGYSEEKGTLMLTTVRMTYANAISYVLALMDSNADILNKNQLFRSGESQSDYTKRQEFVMTNSQSNAIEAAYKKAGVPFHTEYEGIVVLQTLQGFPAEQALQAGDRILEVNGTAVHRTEALLDLLKTYHVGDRVSVTYLRGDKEKTARIALGDLSKSGQGNSSATNGGKQPAPHPGLGIAPADLVHVQADDPGKQVTVNAGDIGGPSAGLMFSLEIYNRLVPEDITKGYRIAGTGEIDPQGNVGVIGGIRHKIVAADREGAEIFFSPKDLVFDNSKYPPILNYSDAVDQARKIHSGMKVVPVKTMDDALNYLRNLPPKAP